The Candidatus Binatia bacterium genome segment AGCGGGCGACCGGGGTCGAACCGGCGACGTCCAGCTTGGGAAGGTGAAACGACGCGTTCGGGCATCTCCGCGGAAACTAAAGTAAATCTCGCGTTTTCAGTGGGTTGAGTGGCCTTTGGGTCATCCCGGATTGTCCCGTAAAATCCCTAAGAATCCCGAAAAACCGGGAACCGTTCCCGGTCGTCTCCGACCTCGATCGAGGGAAGTGCGGAATTTCGCACCGTTCCCATCCGCTGCCACGGATCGTCAGCCGCTTGTGACGAAACGCGGTTGGCTGCGTTGGGCTGGAGTGGTACAGGTATTTCAGCGAGGAACGAACGCAATGGCAACGGAACAGCTTGAGACGCGGGTGTCGGCATTAGAAGTCGAGATCGCCCGTTTGAAGAAGCGGCTGGAGGGGAAGCCTCCATCGCGGCAACCATGGTGGAAGGAAATCGCCGGCGGCTTCGCCAACGACCCGATTTTCGAGGAAGCGATGAAGCTGGGGGCACAATACCGCAGGTCGTTGCGCCCCACCAAGTCTCGCCGGACCCAGCATGTTCGTTCTCGACAGCGATCATCTTAGCTTGCTTCAGTGGAATGTCGGCGTCGAGGGCCGGCGGCTTGAGAAACGCCTCTCCGATGTTGCCGCCGACGAGATCGTCACGACCATCGTCAACTTCGAGGAACAGATGCGCGGGTGGCTATCCTACCTCGCGAAGTCGCGCACGGTTGTACAGCAGGTCGAAGCGTACCGTCGTCTGACTCGCCACCTCGAATACTATCGCCAAATTCCGGTGCTGGATTTCAGCGAAGCTGCTGCGGTTGAGTATCAGCGTCTGCGGAAACTGCAGCCGCGCATTGGAAGCCTGGATCTCAAGATCGCTGCAATCGTCCTGTCGAAGGGAGACACGCTCCTGTCCCGAAATCTCTCCGACTTCCGCCGAATTTCGGGTCTGAAGGTCGAGGACTGGACCTCGTAGCCCGCACGCTTGGTGGCGACTCTTTCCTCCGGATCTCGCCTGGGGCGAAGCGCCACCTATAGGGTACTCAAGAAGAATCAGGGCCAGCTTGTCTGTGAATCGGCGTCCAACCGCGACCGTCCACAGCGGCGGAGGCGCTTGTGTTTTCGCACCTTGCAGGGTCAGAATTCGACGCCGATTCACACGCTAGCGTCCCTGCAGACCTTCGCATGACGCTTGACAGGCGGTTTGTCCGCGCCGTACAGCGGAGCGGGTCCGTCGGGGATTTTCAGCGGGATGTCGGTGGGGGGTCGGAACGTTTTGATGGTATGCGGGCTATCCGCCGCCTCGTCGAGCGTCGCGCACGCGGCGCGCATGACGTTCGAGGTGCGGAACTGCCGCCCTCCGCTCCACGCTGGGGCTCTGCTTGGCGCATGTCCGAGGAGTTCCTTGACATACGACCTGTGTGGACGGATGGTTCCTTCCCGCGTGGCGCTTCCACTGCTCGCAGCGGCGCCGCTTGAAGCGTCTCCACAGAGAAAGGAAAGCCAATGCGACTGTTCTCAAGCTCGATCGGACGAAAGGCGCTCATGGCGGTCACGGGCCTGTTGATGGTCCTGTTCGTCGTCGGCCATCTGCTCGGCAACCTCACCATCTTCTGGGGACCGAGCGGGATCAACGCGTACGCGATGCATCTCCACGACCTCGCGCCGATCGTCTGGACCAGCCGGATCGTCATGGGTCTGGCGGTCGTCCTCCACATCGTCCTGTCGATTCAGCTCACGCTGGAGAACCAGGCGGCCAAGCCCCAGAAGTACGCAGTCTCCAGGTCACTGCGGGCGACCTTCGCCAGCAAGAACATGATCTGGACAGGCCTCATTCTGGGAGCCTTCATTGGCTACCACCTGCTCCAGTTTACGTTCCGCGTCACGCCCGGCCTGACGCTCGGGACCGACGTCCTGCAGCGGTTCGACGTCTACTCGATGGTGGTCGCCTCCCTGCGGAACGCGCTGGTCGGGATCGTCTACCTGGTCGCGATGGTGTCGCTCTGGCTTCACCTCTCCCACGGGGTCCAGAGCGTCTTCCAGACGCTCGGCCTGAGCAACGCCACGCTGCTTCCGCGCTACGGCGTGGCGGGCAAGGTGCTCTCGGCGATTTTCCTGGTCGGCTTCGGGGCGATCCCCGCGGTCATACTCGTTGGCATTTTGAAATAAGAAGGACGGCACCATGATCCTCGACGGAAAAGCCCCATCGGGCCGCATTCAGGATTCGTGGGACAAGTACCGCTTCGACCTGAAGCTGGTGAACCCCGCGAACAAGCGGAAGTACAAGGTCCTCGTCGTTGGCACCGGCTTGGCCGGCGCCTCGGCCGCCGCCTCGCTCGGCGAGCTGGGGTACAACGTGGAGGCGTTCTGCTACCAGGACAGCCCCCGGCGCGCCCACTCGATCGCCGCACAGGGCGGCATCAACGCCGCGAAGAACTACCCGAACGACGGCGACGGCATCTACCGGCTGTTCTACGACACCATCAAGGGCGGCGACTTCCGCGCCCGCGAGGCGGACGTCTGGCGGCTGGCCCAGGTCTCCAACAACATCGTCGACCAGTGCGTCGCGCAGGGCGTGCCATTCGCCCGCGACTACGCCGGCTATCTGGACACCCGCTCGTTCGGCGGCGCCCAGGTTTCGCGCACATTCTTCGCGCGCGGCCAGACAGGCCAGCAGCTCCTCCTGGGCGCCTACAGCGCGCTGTCCCGCCAGATCAAGGCGGGGACTGTGAAGCTGTTCGCGCGCACCGAGATGCTCGACCTGGTCGTGATTGACGGCGAGGCGAAGGGGATCACGGTTCGCGACCTGGTGACCGGCGAGATCCGGGCGCACGCTGGCGACGCCGTGGTGCTGGCGACCGGCGGGTACATGAACGTGTACTACCTGTCGACCAACGCGATGGGCTGCAGCGCGACGGCCATCTGGAAGGCCGCCAAGAAGGGCGCCTTCCTCGCCAACCCCTGCTACACGCAGATTCACCCCACCTGCATCCCGCAGGCGGGCGACTACCAGTCGAAGCTGACGCTGATGTCGGAGTCGCTGCGCAACGACGGCCGCGTCTGGGTCCCCAAGAAGAAGGAAGACTGCGGCAAGCCGGCGGGCCAGATCCCCGAGGAGGACCGCGACTATTACCTGGAGCGCAAGTACCCGACCTTCGGCAACCTCGCGCCCCGCGACATCGCGTCCCGCGCCGCCAAGGAGCAGTGCGACGACGGCCGCGGAGTCGGTCCCGGCGGGCGCGGCGTCTACCTCGACTTCCGCGACTCGATCAAGCGGCTCGGCGAGAAGGTGATCGCCGAGCGATACGGCAACCTGTTCGAGATGTACGAGCGCATCACCGACGAGAACGGCTACAAGCAGCCCATGCGCATCTATCCGGCGCCGCACTACTCGATGGGCGGGCTCTGGGTGGACTACGACCTGATGAGCAACGTCCCCGGCCTGTTTGTCCTGGGCGAGGCGAACTTCTCCGTGCACGGCGCCAACCGCCTCGGCGCGAGTGCGCTGATGCAGGGCCTGGCCGACGGCTATTTCGTCATCCCGAACACAATCGGCGGCTACCTGGCGGCCGCCACGCCGGGAAAGGTGACGGTGGACCATCCCGAGTTCGCCAAGTCGGCCGCCGAGGTGAAGGCGACCAACGACAAGTTGCTCTCGATCAGCGGGAAGCGGACGGTCACCGAGTTCACCCGCGAGCTTGGAAGCGTCATGTGGAACGACGTGGGCATGGCGCGCAGCGACGCGTCGCTCAAGAGCGCCCTGCAGAAGATCCCGGCCATCCGCGAGGAGTTCTGGAAGAACGTCAAGGTGACGGGCGGCAGCGGCGAGACCAACCAGCAGATCGAGAACGCCGGCCGCACGGCCGACTTCATCGAATTCGCCGAGATGCTCACGCGCGACGCCCTGCACCGGAAGGAATCCTGCGGCGGTCACTTCCGCGTCGAGCACCAGTACCCGGATGGCGAGGCGATGCGCGACGACGCGAACTTCTGCTACACGGCGGCGTGGGAGTTCAAAGGCATTGGCAAGGAACCCGAGCTTCACAAAGAGCCGCTGAAGTTCGAGAACGTCCACCTCGCGGTGAGGAGCTACAAATAATGAGCGCACAAACAGACGGACACGAGGTGATGAAGATCAAGCTGATCGTGTGGCGCCAGGCCAACCCGGAGGCGGCCGGTCACTTCGAGACGTACGAGGCCAAGGACATCACACCGCACCACTCCTTCCTGGAGATGCTGGACGTGGTCAACGAGGACCTCATCAAGCAGGGCAAGGACCCGATCGTCTTCGACCATGATTGCCGCGAGGGGATCTGCGGGACGTGCTCCGCGGTCGTCAACGGCGTGCCGCACGGCGGGCAGCAGCGCACCACTTTGTGCCAGCTGCACATGCGGAAGTTCAAGGATGGCGACGCGATCTACCTGGAGCCCTGGCGGGCGCGCGCCTTCCCCATCATCCGCGATCTCATGGTGGACCGCAGCGCCCTGGACAGATTGATCCAGGCAGCCGGCTGGGTCTCTTGCCACACCGGCGGCGCGCCGGACGGCAACGCCAGCCCCATCCCGAAGCCGGAAGCCGAATACGCGATGGACGCGGCCGAGTGCATTGGCTGCGGCGCCTGCGTGGCGGCGTGCCCCAACGGCTCGGCCATGCTCTTCGCTGGCGCCAAGGTGTCTCAGTACGCGGCACTCCCGCAGGGCCAGGTGGAGGCACCCCAACGGGTCGCCGCCATGATCCAGGCGATGGCCGAGAACGGCTTCGGGAACTGCTCGAACCACTACGAGTGCCAGGCGGCCTGCCCGAAGGGCGTGGACGTGAAGTTCATCACCCGCCTGAACCGCGAGTTCCACAAGGCCCTCGTTCTCGAGAAGATCGGGGCCATTCCGTCCACGTGAGCCTCGATCCAGAGCTGAGCAAACAGCTCAAGCGCGTCCTGTCTGCGCTGGAGCCGCTCTTGCCCAAGCCGGTCCAGAAGATCGACTGGGCCACCAGCCACGCGGCAAACTGGCGGCGCAGCACCTTCGACGGGACGATGGAACCCGTGCGCGACATCGAGGCGATCCGCCTCGACGACCTGCTGGGCATCGCGGCGCAGAAGAGCGTCCTGGAGGAGAACACCCGCCAGTTCTTGGCCGGTCTGCCCGCGAACAACGCGCTCTTGTGGGGCGCGCGCGGCACCGGAAAGTCGTCCGTGGTCCGGGCGCTCTTGCACACCTACGCGGACCAGGGGCTCCGGATCATCCAGGTGGACAAGGACGACCTCGTCAGCCTGCCGGCCATCGGGGACGCCGTGAAGGGCCAGCCGTACCGGTACATCCTGTTCTCGGATGACCTGTCCTTCGAATCCACCGACCCGAGCTACAAGGTGCTCAAGAGCGCGCTGGACGGCGCCGTGTATGCCCTGCCCGAGAACGTGCTCATTTACGTCACCTCCAACCGCAGGCACCTGGTCGCCGAGTACGCCAGCGACAACCGCGGGGCGATGATGGTCGAAGGTGAGGTCCACCATGGGGAGGCCGTGGAGGAGAAGATCTCCCTCTCCGGCCGCTTCGGCCTGTGGGTCGCGTTCCACCCCTTCAGCCAAGATCTCTACGTCGAGGTCACCCGCCACTGGGTCGCCAAGCTCGCGCAGAAGCACGGCGTTGAGCTGGAGTGGACCGAGGAGGCGGTGGCCGAG includes the following:
- a CDS encoding type II toxin-antitoxin system VapC family toxin, whose product is MFVLDSDHLSLLQWNVGVEGRRLEKRLSDVAADEIVTTIVNFEEQMRGWLSYLAKSRTVVQQVEAYRRLTRHLEYYRQIPVLDFSEAAAVEYQRLRKLQPRIGSLDLKIAAIVLSKGDTLLSRNLSDFRRISGLKVEDWTS
- a CDS encoding succinate dehydrogenase cytochrome b subunit translates to MRLFSSSIGRKALMAVTGLLMVLFVVGHLLGNLTIFWGPSGINAYAMHLHDLAPIVWTSRIVMGLAVVLHIVLSIQLTLENQAAKPQKYAVSRSLRATFASKNMIWTGLILGAFIGYHLLQFTFRVTPGLTLGTDVLQRFDVYSMVVASLRNALVGIVYLVAMVSLWLHLSHGVQSVFQTLGLSNATLLPRYGVAGKVLSAIFLVGFGAIPAVILVGILK
- a CDS encoding fumarate reductase/succinate dehydrogenase flavoprotein subunit, producing MILDGKAPSGRIQDSWDKYRFDLKLVNPANKRKYKVLVVGTGLAGASAAASLGELGYNVEAFCYQDSPRRAHSIAAQGGINAAKNYPNDGDGIYRLFYDTIKGGDFRAREADVWRLAQVSNNIVDQCVAQGVPFARDYAGYLDTRSFGGAQVSRTFFARGQTGQQLLLGAYSALSRQIKAGTVKLFARTEMLDLVVIDGEAKGITVRDLVTGEIRAHAGDAVVLATGGYMNVYYLSTNAMGCSATAIWKAAKKGAFLANPCYTQIHPTCIPQAGDYQSKLTLMSESLRNDGRVWVPKKKEDCGKPAGQIPEEDRDYYLERKYPTFGNLAPRDIASRAAKEQCDDGRGVGPGGRGVYLDFRDSIKRLGEKVIAERYGNLFEMYERITDENGYKQPMRIYPAPHYSMGGLWVDYDLMSNVPGLFVLGEANFSVHGANRLGASALMQGLADGYFVIPNTIGGYLAAATPGKVTVDHPEFAKSAAEVKATNDKLLSISGKRTVTEFTRELGSVMWNDVGMARSDASLKSALQKIPAIREEFWKNVKVTGGSGETNQQIENAGRTADFIEFAEMLTRDALHRKESCGGHFRVEHQYPDGEAMRDDANFCYTAAWEFKGIGKEPELHKEPLKFENVHLAVRSYK
- a CDS encoding succinate dehydrogenase/fumarate reductase iron-sulfur subunit gives rise to the protein MKIKLIVWRQANPEAAGHFETYEAKDITPHHSFLEMLDVVNEDLIKQGKDPIVFDHDCREGICGTCSAVVNGVPHGGQQRTTLCQLHMRKFKDGDAIYLEPWRARAFPIIRDLMVDRSALDRLIQAAGWVSCHTGGAPDGNASPIPKPEAEYAMDAAECIGCGACVAACPNGSAMLFAGAKVSQYAALPQGQVEAPQRVAAMIQAMAENGFGNCSNHYECQAACPKGVDVKFITRLNREFHKALVLEKIGAIPST
- a CDS encoding ATP-binding protein; translation: MSLDPELSKQLKRVLSALEPLLPKPVQKIDWATSHAANWRRSTFDGTMEPVRDIEAIRLDDLLGIAAQKSVLEENTRQFLAGLPANNALLWGARGTGKSSVVRALLHTYADQGLRIIQVDKDDLVSLPAIGDAVKGQPYRYILFSDDLSFESTDPSYKVLKSALDGAVYALPENVLIYVTSNRRHLVAEYASDNRGAMMVEGEVHHGEAVEEKISLSGRFGLWVAFHPFSQDLYVEVTRHWVAKLAQKHGVELEWTEEAVAEALLWSQTKGDRSGRISWQFANDWVGRNAMGRRGGSAP